One window of Quercus robur chromosome 12, dhQueRobu3.1, whole genome shotgun sequence genomic DNA carries:
- the LOC126708368 gene encoding uncharacterized protein LOC126708368, which yields MPDRFACPPFNCYDEKTDPVEHVSHYIQMMSLHTHNDALMCKVFPSSLGPTALRWFNGLRKGPVRSFFKLIQEFGVRFVTCSRVPQPVDALLSMKMRAEETLCSYASRYWELYNEISGDNERVAASTFRMGLPEDSGLRESLTKKPLEGMRQLMRRIEEYKRLEDDRLQSKGKALMMTRPRQAGFPFRPRGGPTIQEPATQMGEVNVTFKEPVHRILDQIKHEPGHTTEQCRVLKDHLEQLVKAGHLKDFVLDSGDRVVGQDIRQRGNPLLPPVGIIEVIHVAPEKLIVGRRKGVLTVVPVEGNPGLQSSGKKMKFAREPVSFNDGDLEGTIQPHDDALMVTARINGFLVKRVMIDQGSGADVMYPDLFKGLGLKKEDLMKHTSPLVGFDGKVVIPEGQISLPVIMGGKEVSVTFTIASSFSLYTAILGRPWIHSMRAVPSTLHVKIKFPTEWGVIVIKGDQQAARQCLTTVVNWKQRN from the exons ATGCCGGACAGGTTTGCCTGCCCACCGTTCAACTGCTATGACGAGAAGACTGATCCGGTAGAACACGTCAGCCATTATATTCAGATGATGTCTTTGCATACTCATAACGATGCGCTTATGTGCAAGGTATTTCCCTCAAGTTTGGGACCGACTGCATTGAGATGGTTTAATGGGTTACGGAAAGGACCCGTACGAAGTTTCTTCAAGCTGATTCAAGAGTTCGGAGTCCGGTTTGTGACGTGCAGCCGAGTACCTCAGCCAGTAGACGCGCTCCTGTCAATGAAAATGAGGGCGGAAGAGACCCTCTGTAGTTACGCTAGTCGGTATTGGGAGCTATACAACGAGATCAGCGGGGATAACGAAAGGGTGGCGGCAAGCACATTTAGAATGGGGTTGCCCGAGGATTCAGGGCTACGAGAGTCATTGACCAAAAAGCCGCTTGAAGGCATGCGGCAGCTTATGAGACGCATCGAGGAATACAAACGATTAGAAGATGACCGGCTACAGAGCAAAGGTAAAGCGCTGATGATGACTCGTCCCCGGCAGGCAGGTTTCCCGTTCAGGCCCCGTGGGGGTCCGACGATTCAAGAACCGGCCACACAAATGGGAGAAGTGAACGTGACGTTTAAGGAACCGGTACATAGGATTCTTGACCAGATCAAACATGAGCC GGGTCACACCACCGAACAATGTCGGGTATTAAAAGACCACCTCGAGCAGCTAGTTAAGGCCGGACACTTAAAGGATTTCGTGCTAGACTCGGGGGACAGAGTAGTAGGGCAAGATATCCGGCAAAGGGGAAACCCTCTCCTACCCCCTGTGGGGATAATTGAAGTAATCCATGTTGCGCCGGAGAAGCTCATTGTAGGAAGAAGGAAAGGAGTGTTGACAGTAGTGCCGGTAGAAGGTAACCCAGGTCTACAGTCGTCGGGTAAGAAAATGAAGTTTGCACGGGAGCCTGTCTCGTTTAACGATGGTGATCTAGAGGGGACAATTCAGCCACATGATGACGCGTTAATGGTCACGGCTCGGATAAACGGCTTCTTAGTAAAAAGAGTGATGATAGACCAGGGAAGCGGGGCCGACGTGATGTACCCTGATCTGTTCAAGGGACTTGGTCTGAAGAAGGAGGACCTCATGAAGCACACTTCACCTTTGGTTGGATTTGATGGCAAAGTAGTGATTCCTGAAGGGCAAATCTCCCTCCCTGTGATTATGGGAGGGAAAGAGGTATCTGTAACGTTCACAATAGCAAGCTCATTTTCCCTGTATACTGCCATCCTGGGAAGACCATGGATCCACTCAATGAGGGCCGTCCCATCAACATTGCATGTGAAGATTAAATTCCCAACCGAGTGGGGTGTTATTGTAATAAAAGGAGACCAACAAGCGGCCAGACAGTGCCTTACTACCGTAGTAAACTGGAAGCAGAGGAATTAG